A window of the Gossypium hirsutum isolate 1008001.06 chromosome A05, Gossypium_hirsutum_v2.1, whole genome shotgun sequence genome harbors these coding sequences:
- the LOC107961464 gene encoding WAT1-related protein At5g40240 → MSVAIIALAACLIKEQNLSSWTLHPSISVVSVLYSGLFGFPFSSGVHKWGLRVKGPVFVAIFRPTSIVIAVIMSAIFLGEAVYLGSVIGGVILTIGLYSVLWGKAKEEEMKDDGSGLSTKDPLLKSQNVEEN, encoded by the exons ATGTCAGTGGCCATTATAGCTCTAGCAGCATGCTTAATAAAAGAACAGAACTTGAGTTCTTGGACATTACATCCTAGCATATCAGTTGTTTCGGTCCTATACTCG GGACTTTTCGGGTTCCCATTCAGCTCCGGTGTTCATAAATGGGGCCTACGCGTGAAGGGGCCTGTTTTCGTTGCAATTTTCCGACCAACTTCCATTGTCATTGCAGTTATTATGAGTGCCATTTTCCTTGGTGAAGCAGTGTATCTTGGAAG TGTCATTGGAGGGGTGATCTTAACTATTGGTCTTTATTCTGTACTATGgggaaaagcaaaagaagaagaaatgaaagatGATGGCTCTGGTTTAAGCACCAAAGACCCTTTGCTGAAATCCCAAAATGTTGAAGAAAATTAG